One part of the Vitis riparia cultivar Riparia Gloire de Montpellier isolate 1030 chromosome 8, EGFV_Vit.rip_1.0, whole genome shotgun sequence genome encodes these proteins:
- the LOC117920472 gene encoding protein kinase and PP2C-like domain-containing protein isoform X1, translating into MGVEIVQPNTCFRGCCSSESIPLCLPSSFYSLLSPIARGAESVVYEACLDGKKVAVKKPILSTSQDIDKFHKELQLLCKLDHPGIAKLVAAHAKPPNYMFFFEFYESGNLADKLHVEEWSPGIDQALMITVQLARALQYLHNLGIIHRDVKPANVLLDKKIYPHLADFGLAEYKADLKQVSTENWRSSGKPTGGFHKKNMVGTLIYMAPEILRKEIHTEKSDVYSFGVSINELLTGVVPYTDLRAEAQAHTVLEMNYTEQQLTAAVASEGLRPVLAGLESAAPERLLSLIQRCWDVNPQNRPSFDEIVMELDPILEHRKTVKEKENILGEPSIFPADQHINDATNLRTYQESINWLAQGENFSKIASSVADSGVEMWFDSSNDPLTYHPILSWGSFATCGRRETMEDTHFLMPNMFNEEDIHVFGIFDGHRGAAAAEFSARALPGYLKTLGSRSSPADALLEAFVKTDVAFRNELDSCRKSKGVIQKDWHPGCTAVAALIVRNKLFVANAGDCRTILCRAGCAFALSKDHVASCLEERERVTNAGGQVKWQVDTWRVGPAALQVTRSIGDDDLKPAVTAEPEITETILSVEDEFLVMASDGLWDVVSNAEVVSIIRDTVKEPGMCSKRLATEAAERGSKDNITVIVIFLRPVSTAERIY; encoded by the exons atgggCGTGGAAATTGTGCAGCCAAACACTTGCTTCAGAGGCTGTTGCAGCAGCGAATCAATTCCTCTTTGTCTTCCTTCTTCTTTCTACTCTCTCCTTTCCCCAATCGCCCGAG GGGCGGAGAGCGTTGTTTATGAAGCTTGTTTGGATGGGAAGAAAGTTGCTGTCAAGAAACCCATCTTGTCTACTTCTCAAGACATTGATAAATTCCACAAGGAGTTGCAACTCTTATG CAAGCTAGATCATCCGGGGATAGCGAAACTAGTTGCGGCACACGCAAAGCCTCCAAATTACATGTTCTTCTTTGAATTCTATGAATCTGGCAATCTTGCTGACAAACTACATGTGGAAGAATGGAGCCCGGGTATCGATCAGGCTCTCATGATCACCGTCCAGttag CAAGAGCTCTGCAATATCTACATAACCTTGGGATTATACATAGGGATGTGAAACCAGCAAATGTTCTT CTTGACAAAAAAATTTACCCACACCTGGCAGATTTTGGTTTGGCAGAATACAAGGCAGATCTGAAACAAGTTTCCACTGAAAATTGGAGATCATCTGGAAAGCCAACTGGTGGCTTCCATAAGAAGAACATGGTTGGGACACTAATTTATATGGCACCTGAAATATTGAGGAAGGAGATACATACTGAAAAATCAGATGTATACAGTTTTGGAGTATCAATTAA TGAGCTACTTACTGGTGTTGTGCCATATACTGATCTTCGAGCAGAAGCTCAG GCCCACACTGTGCTCGAAATGAACTACACTGAACAGCAACTTACAGCAGCTGTGGCATCTGAAGGATTGCGACCAGTTCTTGCTGGCTTGGAGTCAGCTGCACCAGAAAGGTTACTGTCATTGATACAGAGGTGTTGGGACGTGAATCCCCAAAATAGGCCTTCTTTTGATGAGATAGTAATGGAACTTGATCCAATATTGGAGCACAGGAAGACAgtaaaagagaaggaaaatatcCTTGGAGAACCTTCTATTTTTCCTGCTGACCAGCACATAAATGATGCCACTAATCTTCGAACATACCAGGAAAGCATTAACTGGCTTGCTCAGGGGGAAAATTTTTCCAAGATAGCTTCTTCTGTAGCTGATTCTGGTGTTGAAATGTGGTTTGATTCTTCAAATGATCCTTTAACATACCATCCAATACTATCTTGGGGATCCTTCGCTACGTGCGGGAGGAGGGAGACCATGGAGGATACTCACTTTCTTATGCCCAATATGTTCAATGAGGAAGATATCCATGTTTTTGGTATCTTTGATGGTCATCGAG GTGCAGCAGCGGCTGAGTTTTCAGCTCGGGCTCTTCCTGGATATTTGAAAACTCTGGGTTCCAGAAGCAG TCCTGCTGATGCACTATTGGAAGCATTTGTGAAAACAGATGTTGCATTTAGGAATGAACTGGATTCCTGTCGTAAATCTAAGGGAGTTATTCAGAAAGACTGGCATCCTGGTTGCACTGCAGTTGCTGCCCTAATAGTTAGAAACAAGCTTTTTGTTGCTAATGCTGGTGATTGCAGGACAATCTTATGTCGAGCTGGCTGTGCTTTTGCTTTAAGTAAG GACCATGTGGCGAGCTGTCTTGAGGAGCGAGAACGTGTTACCAATGCAGGGGGACAAGTCAAATGGCAAGTTGATACATGGAGGGTTGGTCCTGCTGCTCTTCAG GTTACACGTTCCATAGGTGATGATGATCTGAAGCCTGCTGTAACTGCAGAACCTGAGATAACTGAAACTATTCTGTCGGTGGAGGATGAATTCCTG GTAATGGCAAGCGATGGGCTCTGGGATGTTGTGAGCAATGCAGAGGTTGTGAGCATAATCAGGGACACTGTTAAAGAGCCTGGAATGTGCTCCAAGAGATTGGCAACCGAAGCAGCTGAACGTGGTAGCAAAGATAACATCACTGTCATCGTCATCTTCCTGCGCCCAGTTTCTACGGCAGAAAGAATTTACTAG
- the LOC117920472 gene encoding protein kinase and PP2C-like domain-containing protein isoform X2: protein MGVEIVQPNTCFRGCCSSESIPLCLPSSFYSLLSPIARGAESVVYEACLDGKKVAVKKPILSTSQDIDKFHKELQLLCKLDHPGIAKLVAAHAKPPNYMFFFEFYESGNLADKLHVEEWSPGIDQALMITVQLARALQYLHNLGIIHRDVKPANVLLDKKIYPHLADFGLAEYKADLKQVSTENWRSSGKPTGGFHKKNMVGTLIYMAPEILRKEIHTEKSDVYSFGVSINELLTGVVPYTDLRAEAQAHTVLEMNYTEQQLTAAVASEGLRPVLAGLESAAPERLLSLIQRCWDVNPQNRPSFDEIVMELDPILEHRKTVKEKENILGEPSIFPADQHINDATNLRTYQESINWLAQGENFSKIASSVADSGVEMWFDSSNDPLTYHPILSWGSFATCGRRETMEDTHFLMPNMFNEEDIHVFGIFDGHRGAAAAEFSARALPGYLKTLGSRSSPADALLEAFVKTDVAFRNELDSCRKSKGVIQKDWHPGCTAVAALIVRNKLFVANAGDCRTILCRAGCAFALSKLTIRWCIILPIIDYGLGPCGELS, encoded by the exons atgggCGTGGAAATTGTGCAGCCAAACACTTGCTTCAGAGGCTGTTGCAGCAGCGAATCAATTCCTCTTTGTCTTCCTTCTTCTTTCTACTCTCTCCTTTCCCCAATCGCCCGAG GGGCGGAGAGCGTTGTTTATGAAGCTTGTTTGGATGGGAAGAAAGTTGCTGTCAAGAAACCCATCTTGTCTACTTCTCAAGACATTGATAAATTCCACAAGGAGTTGCAACTCTTATG CAAGCTAGATCATCCGGGGATAGCGAAACTAGTTGCGGCACACGCAAAGCCTCCAAATTACATGTTCTTCTTTGAATTCTATGAATCTGGCAATCTTGCTGACAAACTACATGTGGAAGAATGGAGCCCGGGTATCGATCAGGCTCTCATGATCACCGTCCAGttag CAAGAGCTCTGCAATATCTACATAACCTTGGGATTATACATAGGGATGTGAAACCAGCAAATGTTCTT CTTGACAAAAAAATTTACCCACACCTGGCAGATTTTGGTTTGGCAGAATACAAGGCAGATCTGAAACAAGTTTCCACTGAAAATTGGAGATCATCTGGAAAGCCAACTGGTGGCTTCCATAAGAAGAACATGGTTGGGACACTAATTTATATGGCACCTGAAATATTGAGGAAGGAGATACATACTGAAAAATCAGATGTATACAGTTTTGGAGTATCAATTAA TGAGCTACTTACTGGTGTTGTGCCATATACTGATCTTCGAGCAGAAGCTCAG GCCCACACTGTGCTCGAAATGAACTACACTGAACAGCAACTTACAGCAGCTGTGGCATCTGAAGGATTGCGACCAGTTCTTGCTGGCTTGGAGTCAGCTGCACCAGAAAGGTTACTGTCATTGATACAGAGGTGTTGGGACGTGAATCCCCAAAATAGGCCTTCTTTTGATGAGATAGTAATGGAACTTGATCCAATATTGGAGCACAGGAAGACAgtaaaagagaaggaaaatatcCTTGGAGAACCTTCTATTTTTCCTGCTGACCAGCACATAAATGATGCCACTAATCTTCGAACATACCAGGAAAGCATTAACTGGCTTGCTCAGGGGGAAAATTTTTCCAAGATAGCTTCTTCTGTAGCTGATTCTGGTGTTGAAATGTGGTTTGATTCTTCAAATGATCCTTTAACATACCATCCAATACTATCTTGGGGATCCTTCGCTACGTGCGGGAGGAGGGAGACCATGGAGGATACTCACTTTCTTATGCCCAATATGTTCAATGAGGAAGATATCCATGTTTTTGGTATCTTTGATGGTCATCGAG GTGCAGCAGCGGCTGAGTTTTCAGCTCGGGCTCTTCCTGGATATTTGAAAACTCTGGGTTCCAGAAGCAG TCCTGCTGATGCACTATTGGAAGCATTTGTGAAAACAGATGTTGCATTTAGGAATGAACTGGATTCCTGTCGTAAATCTAAGGGAGTTATTCAGAAAGACTGGCATCCTGGTTGCACTGCAGTTGCTGCCCTAATAGTTAGAAACAAGCTTTTTGTTGCTAATGCTGGTGATTGCAGGACAATCTTATGTCGAGCTGGCTGTGCTTTTGCTTTAAGTAAG TTAACTATAAGGTGGTGTATTATTCTTCCAATAATTGACTATGGATTAGGACCATGTGGCGAGCTGTCTTGA
- the LOC117921125 gene encoding cysteine proteinase inhibitor 12-like, with protein sequence MELNRLVILSLSFVLVSQIGFCREDSFIRMPKTMNLLGGVRDCGGIQNSAEIESIARFAVQEHNKNQNALLEFAKVLKAKEQVVASKIYYLTLEAIDAGKKKIYEAKVWVKPWMNFKELQEFKHAQETKSFTSSDLGVKQDGHGSEWQVVPTNDPEVQDAANHVVKSIQMRSNSIFRYELLEILLAKAKVIEGSAKFDLLLKLKWGSKDVKFKAEVNKNIEGKFCSTQWKEDHL encoded by the exons ATGGAGCTCAATAGGTTGGTTATCTTGTCGCTGAGTTTTGTGCTGGTCTCTCAGATAGGGTTTTGCAGAGAGGACAGTTTCATAAGGATGCCGAAGACGATGAACCTTCTCGGTGGTGTTCGGGATTGTGGAGGAATCCAAAACAGCGCTGAGATAGAGAGCATCGCTCGATTCGCGGTGCAAGAGCATAACAAGAATCAG AATGCCCTTCTTGAGTTTGCGAAGGTGTTGAAGGCCAAAGAACAGGTGGTTGCTAGCAAGATATACTATCTAACCCTGGAAGCCATTGATGCTGGTAAGAAGAAGATATATGAAGCAAAAGTTTGGGTGAAGCCATGGATGAATTTCAAGGAGTTGCAAGAATTTAAGCATGCTCAAGAGACCAAGTCATTTACCTCTTCAGACCTTGGTGTTAAACAAG ATGGCCATGGGTCAGAATGGCAAGTAGTGCCAACTAATGATCCTGAGGTCCAGGATGCTGCAAATCATGTTGTTAAAAGCATCCAGATGAGGTCCAACTCGATTTTCCGATATGAACTTTTAGAGATTCTTCTAGCTAAGGCCAAG GTCATTGAAGGTTCAGCCAAATTTGATTTGCTTCTGAAGTTGAAATGGGGAAGTAAGGATGTGAAGTTCAAGGCTGAAGTAAATAAGAATATTGAAGGAAAGTTCTGTTCAACCCAGTGGAAAGAAGATCATCTCTGA
- the LOC117920828 gene encoding cytochrome P450 98A2 has protein sequence MALLLVLISITAIFLAYKLYQRLRFKLPPGPHPWPIVGNLYDIKPVRFRCFAEWSQAYGPIISVWFGSTLNVIVSNSELAKEVLKEKDQQLADRHRSRSAAKFSRDGKDLIWADYGPHYVKVRKVCTLELFSPKRLEALRPIREDEVTAMVESIFKDVTNPENLGKSILLKKYLGAVAFNNITRLAFGKRFMNSEGVIDEQGLEFKAIVANGLKLGASLAMAEHIPWLRWMFPLEEEAFAKHGARRDRLTRAIMEEHTLAREKSGGAKQHFVDALLTLQDKYDLSEDTIIGLLWDMITAGMDTTAISVEWAMAELIKNPRVQQKVQAELDHVIGLDRVMSESDFSNLPYLQSVAKEALRLHPPTPLMLPHRANANVKIGGYDIPKGSNVHVNVWAVARDPAVWKDPEEFRPERFLEEDVDMKGHDFRLLPFGAGRRVCPGAQLGINLVTSMLGHLLHHFNWAPPEGVNPEDLDMSENPGLVSYMRTPLQAIPTSRLPASLYKRMAVDI, from the exons ATGGCTCTCCTTCTGGTTCTTATCTCAATCACAGCCATCTTCCTCGCTTACAAGCTCTACCAGCGCCTCAGATTCAAGCTCCCCCCGGGCCCACACCCCTGGCCCATCGTCGGAAACCTCTACGACATCAAGCCGGTGAGGTTCCGGTGCTTTGCTGAGTGGTCACAGGCCTATGGCCCCATCATATCGGTGTGGTTCGGGTCAACCCTGAACGTCATAGTTTCAAATTCAGAGCTGGCAAAGGAGGTTCTGAAGGAGAAAGATCAGCAACTGGCTGATAGGCACAGGAGCAGATCCGCTGCTAAATTCAGCAGAGACGGGAAGGACCTGATATGGGCCGACTATGGACCTCACTACGTCAAGGTCCGAAAGGTGTGCACCCTTGAGCTCTTCTCTCCCAAGAGGCTTGAAGCTCTCAGACCCATCAGAGAAGATGAAGTGACAGCCATGGTTGAATCCATTTTCAAAGATGTCACCAATCCTG AAAATCTTGGGAAGAGCATATTgttgaagaagtatttgggAGCAGTGGCGTTCAATAACATTACAAGACTGGCATTTGGGAAAAGGTTTATGAATTCGGAGGGTGTGATCGACGAGCAGGGTTTGGAATTCAAGGCCATTGTGGCCAATGGGCTAAAGCTCGGTGCATCATTAGCCATGGCCGAGCACATCCCATGGCTTCGCTGGATGTTTCCCCTTGAGGAAGAAGCGTTTGCCAAACACGGTGCGCGTCGCGACCGACTCACTAGAGCCATCATGGAGGAGCACACCCTTGCCCGCGAGAAGAGCGGTGGTGCCAAGCAGCATTTTGTGGATGCTTTGCTCACTCTCCAAGATAAATATGATCTAAGTGAGGACACCATTATTGGGCTGCTTTGG GATATGATTACTGCCGGCATGGACACAACCGCTATTTCAGTTGAATGGGCCATGGCCGAGCTGATCAAGAACCCTAGGGTCCAACAAAAGGTTCAAGCAGAGTTAGACCATGTAATTGGGCTGGACCGCGTCATGAGCGAATCTGACTTCTCCAACCTCCCTTACCTACAATCTGTAGCCAAGGAGGCACTGAGGCTGCACCCTCCAACCCCATTGATGCTCCCCCATCGGGCCAATGCCAATGTTAAGATCGGTGGCTATGACATTCCAAAGGGATCCAATGTTCATGTAAATGTATGGGCTGTGGCACGTGATCCAGCGGTGTGGAAAGATCCAGAAGAGTTCCGACCCGAACGGTTCCTGGAGGAGGATGTTGATATGAAGGGTCATGATTTTAGGCTACTGCCTTTTGGTGCTGGGAGACGTGTGTGCCCAGGTGCACAACTTGGTATCAATTTGGTTACGTCAATGTTGGGTCACCTACTGCACCATTTTAACTGGGCTCCACCCGAGGGGGTTAACCCAGAGGATCTGGACATGTCGGAGAACCCTGGATTGGTCAGTTACATGAGGACTCCGCTACAGGCTATTCCTACTTCAAGGTTACCTGCAAGCTTATACAAAAGGATGGCTgtggatatttaa